The Aspergillus nidulans FGSC A4 chromosome VII nucleotide sequence GCTGTGACTAGGAACCGTTCCCGTGGCCTCGTAGGTAGCCCGTATTTAGTCGTCAACGCCGTTCGTATATGCTTGCTTCTATCAGTGATGAAAGACAAAAGCAGAAACAAGGGATGCCTTACGTTGAGAACATCTTCCTTGACTGCTTCAGGCATTGATCGAGAGGTCTCTCGTTCCCATCTCGACACGAAACATATCAAGATGGAACAGGCAGTTTTCTGAGTAGGAGTATGCTCCCTTGTCACAATATAATCCTCCACAAAAAGTTTCAGGAGCTGTGGACTTGGATCAGGGTCATCCTTGGAAAAGTTGGCATTCTGTGGCTCGTTCCGAGAGAGTCTCCATCTAGCAGCTGTTAGTGCCTTTAAGGAAAATCTTGAAACAAATAAGACTTACAACTTCCAATTAAGCACTGCGTACTCGTATTTATTGAATGTCGCAGGTGCTAGTTCTCGACGGCATATGACGTTTTCCTGTTGTTCCTGTTCGTTTTGATACTCGAGTGTGAATCCACGTGACTTAGCACGTGCAATGCGATCCGCAAGGGCTTTCTGAAGATTATCAGCGATCATTTTCTCGAGAGTcaagaagagagcgaggcaGATAGGACAGACCCTGAAAGAAGCGCTCCATGCCATTTATGTGTGTTCGTCTTGGGTGCAGTCACTGCCTTGAGTAGAGTGGGCCTCTTATCACCCTGTGGGTGAGAATCGTCGCCCGTTCTCACCTCTCTCACCCTTGGTCTCCAGAATTCTCACCCATATCACCCGCACTCACCCTAAGGACACACACCTCGCTATTTTAAGATGGCAAGGGCAGTGAGGGCTCATGGAGAATTGACCGTGCGGAATatgtggcttaagtacggctgagcggacgggaagccctgttttccacaccctatggtcgtatgtactaGGGGTCTTTGGCAACAGTCTATATCGAACATAAATTCAGGAAAGCATGCGCATGCTGCTCAAATAACCCTCAGGCCAATGAATAAGTTGGGGAATATCTACCCTTATATGAACGATATGCCTTAATTATTTTCTATGCCTCTAACATTCAGGTTAGTATGCTTTAGGCTCTGAGGTAGAGACCGGAAGTCTGATCAGTAAATATTAATATTTGTAGGCAAACGCTTGCGATGCAAGTAAGTACTTGGAGATTGTTATTTATGCTTCGACCGATAATTCATAACACATTGATCAATGCCTCTACAACTTGGAAAGTCGCCCATCTGGCTGCAAAACCGACAGATGGCTTTCCCGGATTTCAGATATGGTCTGGCACCTGCAAGATATCATTATTTTCGTGCTGTCTAGAGCGAATCAGCTCATGTACTCACCCAGCCAGTGCCATCGTCACCCTCAACTCCTGCCTCAGAATCTTTATAGCAAGTTCGACTCCTTCCTGCCCGTTGTACTGCGACTGTCAGCATATAACGCCACATATTTTAAAGAGAATAAATCATAAAAAACGTTAAACGTACAGCAAGTCCCCAGATGGGAATCCTCCCCATGAAGCAGTATCTCGCACCCAGCGCCAGGGCCTTGAAGATATCGGAACCCCGCCGGATGCCTCCATCGATAGCCAGCGGTATACGCCCCTTGGCGACTTCGGCGCACAGCCGCAGCGAGTCGAGTGTTGCAGGGACGCCATCGAGCTGGCGCCCGCCGTGGTTGGAGATGACGATGCCGTCAACGCCGTAGTGAATGGCGAGTTCGACATCTGCGGGAGAGCACACCCCCTTGAGCCATATCTGCATTGATGTGTGTTCGCGGAGCCACGGGATTGTACTGGCCCAGTCAAGACTTGGATCTGGCAAGGACGGTCGGTTAGGGGCGTCTATAGTTCTAGAGATAGAGAGCCTCACCATAATCTGTCTTATTTGACAGGTCACTGCCGTTGCTCAAGATATTCGGCCACTCCATGTCTTCTGGGAGAACAAAGCTGTTCCGGAACTCGTTTAATCGCATTCCCAAAACCGGGACGTCAACAGATAGAAACAGCGCCTTGTACCCAGATTCTGGCATCGTTAGCAAAGGATTCTTCAGACACGAACCGATACGCACTTTCCGCCCGCTGCAACAACTGCAGCGTTATAGATCGATCACGCAGCACGCACATCTGCATGACATACGGGTTACCCATCCCCTGGGCCGCTACATCCTCGAGGGAATAGTTCGAGTATGAGGACAGCCCCATGCAGATGCCAAAGTTGGCTGCGGCGCGTGATGTGGCGAGTTCGCCGTCTGGATGCGCGAGTTTTTGCGAGGCCGCTGGGCTGAATCCGAAGGGGAGAGACACCTGTGCTCATACCGTCAGCCATGTTTTCACTGGATCTGGTGTCCGGTCAGGACCTTCGTCCCCAGTATCTCGGTGCTCGTGTCCACTTTGGCGACGTTGATCAGGACCCGGGGAAGGATCTTATACCGGTCAAATGCCGCCTCGTTGTCGCGTAATGTGATCAGGTCCATAGCGCCTTCGTTGTAGTAGTCTGACTAGTCAGTGAATAAATGCACAGTCCTTATTTCTGTGGCTCAATCACCTCGAACCGTGGCAGGAAGCCTACTGCTTCCCAAGGCCTTCAAATCGGCAATGCAGGATACATCCTTGTGGAAGCTCTCTCCTCGGTGCGCCATTGTGAAGTAGAACAATGTGAGATCAATAGAAGATGATCGATATCATAGAAGTCACTGTTCACTCAATACAGAGCTGATAGACGGTCTTGTGCGGAATTATACTGCTTGTTAGAGCACGACCAAGCCTAGCCCAACGATATGGCCACGGCGTCAGCTTCCTATCGCAGAATTGCTGGCCAGATCGTTCGGGGTCGCCTGCCCTCTGTGGTATATGTAACTACCAGGCTCTATCCATAGCCGTTTTTGATCTCGGCATATAGTATGGCCTTAATGAGCAGGTTGTCTACTCCACATACAGAGCTTCCTACCGGCCTTGAATTTCTGCCTGCCCGCGATAGGCGAGACACTTTCAATGACGTATTCTCTCTGAAAGCAATTAAATAATGCTACGCATGATTCAGAGGGGCTTCAACCTGCTGTCCTCAATTATGGCCCTCAATTTGGAGACGATAAGAGGAGCATCGTAACGGGAAAGTGGTTCCGATGTCGGCCCCGCTGTGATCGCTTCCAGTCTCGCTTCGACTgtctctctcctctcctctcagCAAGCCTCTGTCCACCCTCCCGGACTGTCCTGCTTTTCTGATCCAGTTCTGTCAGAATGCCCCGCCCCCGCAGATCCCACACCCTGGGCGCCTGTCGGACCTGCCGTCGCCGTCATGTCAAGTGCGACCAGAAACGCCCGGCCTGCGGCACCTGTCGAACCCTCGGGGTGCCCTGTGAAGGCTTCGCTAACGAGGTCCGGTGGATGCGCGACGGTAgtgacgacggcgatgacGGCAGCAAGGCCGAGGAGCAGCAGGGAGCTCGCCGTCATCTCTATACAGGTCAGTTCCTCTCTGCGATCTATGCCCCCAGATAGTCTATTCCCCACTGACATGCCCATCTAAGAACAATTACGGCAGTCGATGAGCACGTCGCTCGGATCAAACCTCGTCTCCGGCTCTATTAGCGCCTCCCTGGCCGAGATAGATCTCAAAACACGCGATGCTGAACATCCCGGCGGCGATATCGTCATCGGCCCGTTCGGCGTGCTTGATTTCGGCTCGACCCAGCCGCAGGAAAAAAAGCAGGACAGCCAGAAAATGACGCCAAAGCAGCTAGAGCCAAGCAGGGAAGCTCCTCACAGCCCGCCGCAGACGGCCTCTACCGCAGGGCAAGAGATACAGGAATTGCCGACTCTTGTCAACGACTCCCCCTCGTACATCGATGACTTTTTGCATTGGTCCGATATTCTCGGCCTGAGCCCTGAGCAGCCAGGCTTCTTCCAGCCATCCATGCTTGACTTGGATACGTATCTGGCCGATCCCATCCCAGAATCCTTTGATGTAGACATGAACGTGGAGACGCGCGCGGGACCCAGGAGTATGGCCATCCCGACACCTCCAAGTAGCGCTATGGAGATGGCCTCTACCTTTCTCGACGCGGCCGCCCTGGCAGATGCCCCATATCTGTTCAAGCACTTTAATGAGAATGTAGTACCGCAAATGATGATCATGCCGCTTGGTGACAAGTCGCCGTGGCGGATACTTAATCTCTCTGCCGCAATGGCGACATACAACGAACTCACCATTCTCGGCTCCCAGAGTATTAGCCATGCACGGCTAGCGAATCTTTATGCCCTCCTCGCATGCTCGGCGGCTCATCTCTCTATATCACACGGCTCCACCGTCTCCACCGGCTCCACGCATTGGCAGCAGGCGTCCGGTCAGATGTTCGAGCAAGCCAGAGACCACATGCAGAAATCGCTAAAGTTGGAAACGCGTGAGCCCAAACGGGCCAAGTATAAAGATCAACTGATGGCTATCTGTTGCTTGATTCAATACACAGTGAGTGGCTACTTTCCCCCTCAATTTGGTCAGATGTTGCGCTAACCGATGGCAGGTCATTTCagggcagca carries:
- a CDS encoding alpha-hydroxy-acid oxidizing protein (transcript_id=CADANIAT00007840), which encodes MAHRGESFHKDVSCIADLKALGSSRLPATSDYYNEGAMDLITLRDNEAAFDRYKILPRVLINVAKVDTSTEILGTKVSLPFGFSPAASQKLAHPDGELATSRAAANFGICMGLSSYSNYSLEDVAAQGMGNPYVMQMCVLRDRSITLQLLQRAENAPNRPSLPDPSLDWASTIPWLREHTSMQIWLKGVCSPADVELAIHYGVDGIVISNHGGRQLDGVPATLDSLRLCAEVAKGRIPLAIDGGIRRGSDIFKALALGARYCFMGRIPIWGLAYNGQEGVELAIKILRQELRVTMALAGCQTISEIRESHLSVLQPDGRLSKL
- a CDS encoding Zn(II)2Cys6 transcription factor (transcript_id=CADANIAT00007841), producing MPRPRRSHTLGACRTCRRRHVKCDQKRPACGTCRTLGVPCEGFANEVRWMRDGSDDGDDGSKAEEQQGARRHLYTEQLRQSMSTSLGSNLVSGSISASLAEIDLKTRDAEHPGGDIVIGPFGVLDFGSTQPQEKKQDSQKMTPKQLEPSREAPHSPPQTASTAGQEIQELPTLVNDSPSYIDDFLHWSDILGLSPEQPGFFQPSMLDLDTYLADPIPESFDVDMNVETRAGPRSMAIPTPPSSAMEMASTFLDAAALADAPYLFKHFNENVVPQMMIMPLGDKSPWRILNLSAAMATYNELTILGSQSISHARLANLYALLACSAAHLSISHGSTVSTGSTHWQQASGQMFEQARDHMQKSLKLETREPKRAKYKDQLMAICCLIQYTVISGQQQHGRSFMVNAEYILRMRGLLKHRISQKSRLLHHVYTWLRLVGESTYVLHDYNPSSTFIEALKSNFQRPRVDPIVDSSPELNPRLDDFLRLEAHDADSDLNINEPKDEQTGLHDIHLQDSRSFSNTLYKQVYGIPETWLSLLSQTTRLANVMETFRIAQQACGNTSLDAWETLHRRSVRLENLICSCDLSLVRDAFRPHDHMLRALNAALVIFFYRRIRRLPCRLNIALDLELHGRRLLQVAKPSHLSGERRFWHGLTMPSQTAALPVSAPREISWSTCGISRTSI